The following proteins are co-located in the Toxotes jaculatrix isolate fToxJac2 chromosome 9, fToxJac2.pri, whole genome shotgun sequence genome:
- the slc13a5b gene encoding solute carrier family 13 member 5: MAFFKYLRSVKNELVLFSTPFLLLPLPLVIGTPEAECAYVIILMAVYWCTEVLPLAVTALLPALLFPLFGIMQSKDVCMQYLKDTNMLFVGGLMVAVAVEHWNLHKRIALRVLLFVGVRPALLMLGFMGVTAFLSMWISNTATTAMMVPIVQAVLEQLNNSEAEIPQILSSEEDVQTSETDSKQAPQTEKQSEGQGPVVVTFLDAAVETARHKEAAERRRMCKGMTLCVCYAASIGGTATLTGTGPNLVLMGQMNQLFPQNGDVINFASWFGFAFPNMILMLTLAWLWLQFVFMGFNFKKTWGCGSVKTEKEIAAYNVIREQHRLLGPMSFGEISVLGVFTLLVVMWFTRDPGFVDGWATDIFNSKAEYVTDATVAVFIAVLLFILPSKPPRFCSWRTQSFDTVTHQTAGPTPPLLTWKVAQKKLPWGIVLLLGGGFALAKGSEESGLSKWMGDQMTPLQNIPPWAIAIILCLLIATFTECTSNVATATLFLPVLASMSQSIGINPLYVMVPCTLSASFAFMLPVATPPNAIVFSYGYLKVADMARTGIVMNIIGILCITLAINSWGKAMFHLDSFPVWANVTGV, translated from the exons GAGGCAGAATGTGCCTACGTGATAATCTTGATGGCTGTGTACTGGTGCACAGAGGTCCTGCCACTGGCTGTAACAGCTCTCCTCCCAGCTCTCCTTTTCCCCTTGTTTGGCATAATGCAGTCCAAAGAC GTGTGCATGCAGTACCTGAAGGACACAAACATGCTGTTTGTAGGGGGGCTGATGGTTGCGGTTGCTGTGGAGCACTGGAATCTGCACAAGCGCATCGCCTTGAGGGTGCTGCTTTTTGTTGGTGTGCGTCCAGCGCT TTTGATGTTGGGTTTCATGGGTGTGACAGCCTTCTTGTCCATGTGGATCAGTAACACGGCTACCACAGCCATGATGGTGCCTATTGTCCAAGCAGTGCTGGAACAGCTGAACAACAGTGAGGCAGAAATACCTCAGATCCTCAGCTCAGAGGAGGATGTCCAGACATCAGAGACTGACAGCAAACAGgctccacagacagagaaacagagtgagggaCAAG GCCCAGTGGTGGTGACTTTCTTAGATGCCGCAGTGGAGACTGCCAGGCATAAGGAGGCAGCAGAAAGGCGGAGAATGTGTAAAGGGATGACATTATGTGTTTGTTATGCTGCCAGCATCGGAGGCACCGCCACACTTACAGGAACTGGTCCCAATCTGGTGCTCATGGGCCAGATGAACCA ACTATTTCCTCAAAATGGAGATGTGATTAACTTTGCTTCCTGGTTTGGCTTTGCCTTTCCTAACATGATCCTGATGCTCACACTGGCCTGGctttggctgcagtttgtcttCATGGGATTCAA CTTTAAGAAGACGTGGGGCTGTGGGTCtgtgaagacagagaaggagattGCTGCCTATAATGTGATTCGTGAGCAGCATCGTCTGCTGGGGCCCATGTCCTTTGGAGAGATCAGTGTTCTGGGTGTTTTCActctgctggtggtgatgtggttCACAAGGGATCCAGGCTTTGTCGATGGCTGGGCGACAGATATCTTCAACTCCAAAGCAGA GTATGTGACAGATGCCACTGTGGCAGTCTTCATTGCTGTCCTTCTCTTTATCCTGCCCTCTAAGCCACCACGTTTCTGTTCATGGAGGACTCAAAGTTTTGACACAG TAACCCATCAAACTGCTGGCCCAACTCCACCTCTGCTCACCTGGAAAGTTGCCCAAAAGAAGTTACCATGGGGCATCGTGCTTCTTCTTGGAGGGGGTTTTGCTCTGGCCAAGGGCAGTGAA GAATCGGGACTCTCAAAGTGGATGGGCGATCAAATGACTCCACTGCAAAATATCCCTCCTTGGGCAATTGCTATCATTTTGTGCCTACTGATTGCTACCTTCACCGAGTGCACTAGTAATGTGGCCACTGCGACGCTCTTTCTACCTGTCTTGGCCTCAATG TCTCAGTCCATTGGAATCAATCCATTGTACGTCATGGTGCCTTGTACTCTGAGTGCCTCATTTGCCTTCATGCTGCCTGTTGCTACGCCTCCAAACGCCATAGTCTTCTCTTATGGATACCTCAAGGTTGCCGACATG GCCAGAACAGGAATAGTCATGAACATCATCGGCATCCTATGCATTACACTGGCCATTAACAGCTGGGGAAAGGCCATGTTTCACCTGGACTCCTTCCCCGTCTGGGCGAATGTCACTGGGGTGTGA
- the slc47a3 gene encoding multidrug and toxin extrusion protein 1, giving the protein MESSTQSSALSSWTECFLLKRIRVLVPVGFKTEIKELSKLAGPVIMAQLMVFAVSFVSTIFCGHLGRTELAGVSLAIAVINVTGISIGSGLASACDTLISQTFGSRNLLRVGVILQRAILILILACFPCWAVLINTEPILLAVRQEPEVARLAQMYVKIFMPALPATFMYSLETRYLQNQGIIWPQVITGVVVNLLNALINYVVLYALNLGVVGSAIANTISQFSMAGILYAYIMWRGLHKATWGGWSKECLQDWGSYIHLAIPSMAMMCVEWWTYEIGSFLAGLISEVELGTQSVVYELANVAYMFPMGFSIAGSVRVGNALGAGETEQAKLSAKMTMFCAASVSICLAVLTGSLKDHISYVFTYDEQIRERVADVIAFYAPFILLDAISAASGGIIRGAGKQRVGAVCNILGYYGVGFPIGVPLMFAAKLGIKGLWTGLFTCVSLQCSFLIFYLIRMNWNKVTVEAQIRAGVRGSSSDTSRQQDPDPVNSQGQTDTMDLVEGEEGPAVQEELSHRTLVLRRGLALAVMLFILAAGIILNLLITNFITST; this is encoded by the exons ATGgagagcagcacacagagctCAGCTCTTTCTTCGTGGACTGAGTGTTTCCTATTAAAGCGGATCCGCGTGTTGGTCCCTGTAGGTTTCAAGACAGAAATCAAAGAGTTGTCTAAACTGGCCGGACCAGTG ATTATGGCCCAGCTCATGGTTTTTGCAGTGAGTTTTGTCAGTACTATTTTCTGTGGCCATCTGGGGAGGACAGAGCTGGCAGGAGTGTCTTTGGCCATAGCA GTTATAAATGTTACAGGTATATCTATTGGCTCGGGTTTGGCATCAGCTTGTGATACTCTGATTTCACAG ACCTTTGGAAGCCGTAACCTCCTGAGAGTTGGGGTCATTCTGCAGCGGGCTATCCTCATTTTGATTCTGGCATGTTTCCCCTGCTGGGCAGTCCTCATCAACACAGAGCCCATTCTGTTGGCTGTCAGACAGGAGCCAGAGGTGGCCAG GTTGGCACAAATGTATGTGAAGATTTTTATGCCAGCACTTCCT GCTACATTCATGTATTCATTAGAAACAAGATATCTGCAAAACCAG GGCATCATATGGCCACAGGTAATCACAGGCGTTGTGGTCAATCTTCTTAACGCTCTCATCAACTACGTCGTCCTCTACGCATTAAATCTGGGAGTGGT TGGTTCTGCTATTGCCAACACCATTTCTCAGTTCTCCATGGCTGGAATTCTCTATGCTTATATCATGTGGCGAGGTCTTCATAAGGCTACCTGGGGAG GCTGGTCTAAAGAGTGCCTGCAGGACTGGGGCTCATACATCCACTTGGCCATCCCCAGCATGGCCATGATGTGTGTTGAGTGGTGGACGTATGAGATTGGAAGTTTTCTGGCAG GTCTAATAAGTGAGGTGGAACTTGGAACTCAGTCAGTTGTATACGAACTGGCAAATGTTGCATACATG TTCCCTATGGGTTTTAGTATAGCAGGCAGTGTAAGAGTTGGAAATGCCTTGGGAGCCGGAGAAACAGAACAAGCCAAACTGTCTGCCAAAATGACCATGTTCTGCGCAG CGTCAGTGTCTATATGTTTGGCAGTTCTCACTGGGAGTCTGAAAGACCATATCTCTTATGTTTTTACATATGACGA ACAAATCAGGGAAAGGGTTGCTGATGTTATCGCTTTCTATGCTCCATTCATTCTCCTAGATGCAATATCA GCTGCCTCGGGTGGCATTATAAGAGGAGCAGGTAAACAGAGAGTTGGGGCTGTTTGCAACATTTTGGGATATTATGGTGTTGGCTTCCCCATTGGAGTGCCACTGATGTTTGCAGCCAAATTGGGAATCAAGG GTCTGTGGACAGgcttgtttacctgtgtgtctctgcagtgctCATTTCTGATTTTCTACCTGATAAGAATGAACTGGAATAAAGTTACAGTTGAG GCTCAAATCAGAGCGGGAGTGCGTGGGAGCTCCTCAGACACAA GTCGGCAGCAGGATCCAGATCCAGTTAACTCACAGGGCCAAACAGACACCATGGACTTGGTTGAGGGTGAGGAGGGACCAGCAGTACAGGAGGAGCTGTCTCACAGGACTCTGGTTCTGCGAAGGGGGTTGGCTCTGGCTGTCATGCTATTCATCTTGGCTGCTGGAATCATTTTGAACCTACTGATCACTAACTTTATTacatcaacatga